A single window of Dermochelys coriacea isolate rDerCor1 chromosome 14, rDerCor1.pri.v4, whole genome shotgun sequence DNA harbors:
- the LOC119842582 gene encoding antigen-presenting glycoprotein CD1d-like isoform X3 translates to MWATLDPLSRCPDTRHSLDPPSPARMLLPLLLLPWAWGSLAASPSLPTLRLLQINVFHNASSTDMEGMALLSDLETHSMDCSTCKIRFLQPWAQQGLTPKQWQDLELLIHRYLSDFIRLVNKVVKDEGEGYPFVTQVSFSCELHPNGTLRRICDAAVNGEDFISFDMDTGKWVTRQGDKLGIYVQDLVNRDKSLSTLFPLLERTMCVYGINTFAQYGKESLERQERPVAVVFAQEPPPAGTPAPLLLVCRVTGFYPRPIRVAWLQDGEEVVPGGRLNSSGILPNADLTYQLRSSLAVEPGDGHSYACRVEHSSLGGQSLLIPWEQTQQALGPRPGRGHHPGGIGRSRRGRGAVEEQTQGL, encoded by the exons ATGTGGGCGACTCTGGACCCCTTATCCCGCTGCCCTGACACCCGCCACAGCCTggatcccccttcccctgccaggatgctgctccctctgctgctcctcccctGGGCATGGGGGAGCCTGGCCG cctccccttctctccccaccctccggCTGCTCCAAATCAATGTCTTCCACAACGCCAGCTCCACGGACATGGAGGGGATGGCCCTGCTGAGCGACCTGGAGACCCACTCCATGGATTGCAGCACCTGCAAGAtccgcttcctgcagccctgggcccagcagggCCTGACCCCGAAGCAGTGGCAGGACCTGGAGCTGCTGATCCATCGCTACCTGTCAGACTTCATCCGTCTGGTGAACAAAGTGGTTAAGGATGAAGGAGAGGGCT ACCCCTTTGTTACCCAGGTCTCCTTCAGCTGCGAGCTCCACCCCAACGGCACCTTGAGGAGAATCTGTGATGCTGCAGTGAACGGCGAGGACTTCATCAGCTTCGACATGGATACAGGCAAATGGGTCACTCGGCAGGGGGACAAGCTGGGGATCTACGTCCAGGATCTTGTCAACCGGGATAAGAGCCTGTCCACCCTGTTCCCGTTACTCGAGAGAACAATGTGTGTCTATGGGATCAATACCTTTGCCCAGTACGGCAAAGAGTCTCTGGAGAGGCAAG AGCGGCCGGTCGCCGTGGTATTTGCCCAAGAGCCTCCCCCAGCCGGGACCCCCGCGCCGTTACTGCTGGTTTGCCGGGTCACCGGTTTCTACCCCCGGCCCATCCGCGTGGCCTGGCTGCAGGACGGGGAGGAGGTGGTGCCGGGCGGGCGGCTGAACTCCAGCGGGATCCTGCCCAACGCGGACCTGACCTACCAGCTGCGCAGCTCCCTGGCCGTGGAGCCGGGCGATGGGCACAGCTACGCCTGCCGGGTGGAGCACAGCAGCCTGGGGGGCCAGAGCCTGCTGATCCCCTGGG AGCA GACACAGCAGGCGCTGGGGCCCCGGCCTGGTCGTGGGCATCACCCTGGGGGCATTGGTCGTAGCCGCCGTGGCCGTGGTGCTGTGGAGGAGCAGACGCAG GGGCTATGA
- the LOC119842582 gene encoding antigen-presenting glycoprotein CD1d-like isoform X1: MWATLDPLSRCPDTRHSLDPPSPARMLLPLLLLPWAWGSLAASPSLPTLRLLQINVFHNASSTDMEGMALLSDLETHSMDCSTCKIRFLQPWAQQGLTPKQWQDLELLIHRYLSDFIRLVNKVVKDEGEGYPFVTQVSFSCELHPNGTLRRICDAAVNGEDFISFDMDTGKWVTRQGDKLGIYVQDLVNRDKSLSTLFPLLERTMCVYGINTFAQYGKESLERQERPVAVVFAQEPPPAGTPAPLLLVCRVTGFYPRPIRVAWLQDGEEVVPGGRLNSSGILPNADLTYQLRSSLAVEPGDGHSYACRVEHSSLGGQSLLIPWEQTQQALGPRPGRGHHPGGIGRSRRGRGAVEEQTQVSPLPLRGGGGTITPRNPSPLLSPSRGYEDVRPGESRA; the protein is encoded by the exons ATGTGGGCGACTCTGGACCCCTTATCCCGCTGCCCTGACACCCGCCACAGCCTggatcccccttcccctgccaggatgctgctccctctgctgctcctcccctGGGCATGGGGGAGCCTGGCCG cctccccttctctccccaccctccggCTGCTCCAAATCAATGTCTTCCACAACGCCAGCTCCACGGACATGGAGGGGATGGCCCTGCTGAGCGACCTGGAGACCCACTCCATGGATTGCAGCACCTGCAAGAtccgcttcctgcagccctgggcccagcagggCCTGACCCCGAAGCAGTGGCAGGACCTGGAGCTGCTGATCCATCGCTACCTGTCAGACTTCATCCGTCTGGTGAACAAAGTGGTTAAGGATGAAGGAGAGGGCT ACCCCTTTGTTACCCAGGTCTCCTTCAGCTGCGAGCTCCACCCCAACGGCACCTTGAGGAGAATCTGTGATGCTGCAGTGAACGGCGAGGACTTCATCAGCTTCGACATGGATACAGGCAAATGGGTCACTCGGCAGGGGGACAAGCTGGGGATCTACGTCCAGGATCTTGTCAACCGGGATAAGAGCCTGTCCACCCTGTTCCCGTTACTCGAGAGAACAATGTGTGTCTATGGGATCAATACCTTTGCCCAGTACGGCAAAGAGTCTCTGGAGAGGCAAG AGCGGCCGGTCGCCGTGGTATTTGCCCAAGAGCCTCCCCCAGCCGGGACCCCCGCGCCGTTACTGCTGGTTTGCCGGGTCACCGGTTTCTACCCCCGGCCCATCCGCGTGGCCTGGCTGCAGGACGGGGAGGAGGTGGTGCCGGGCGGGCGGCTGAACTCCAGCGGGATCCTGCCCAACGCGGACCTGACCTACCAGCTGCGCAGCTCCCTGGCCGTGGAGCCGGGCGATGGGCACAGCTACGCCTGCCGGGTGGAGCACAGCAGCCTGGGGGGCCAGAGCCTGCTGATCCCCTGGG AGCA GACACAGCAGGCGCTGGGGCCCCGGCCTGGTCGTGGGCATCACCCTGGGGGCATTGGTCGTAGCCGCCGTGGCCGTGGTGCTGTGGAGGAGCAGACGCAGGTGAGTCCTCTCCctctcaggggtgggggtgggactatTACACCCCGTAACCCATCCCCTCTGCTCTCTCCTTCCAGGGGCTATGAGGACGTTAGACCAGGGGAGTCCAGGGCCTGA
- the LOC119842581 gene encoding zinc finger protein 70-like: MGCSPPPHPGGRSPRPPARGLRFLGQRRGCIRARPRCCARPGRGEPGGRAGLEPPLGRAAPSSAGGAAEPGPAGFLIPGPDAPSRMERGAELWVPGPRGAEETPRDARTAHGNEEEVTQPGVVNETLPGGSGGDISWSLEPGKASEGQEGNPAEESGGESAPLGGDTMDLSEATARPGRLYTCPECGKSFTQSSHFIRHQTVHTGERPYQCADCGKSYRQNSDLVTHRRLHTGEEPFHCAECGKRFRQSSELIIHQRSHTAEAPYPCPECGKRFRRSSHRLAHQRTHTAERPCKCPDCGKGFRTNSDVAQHRRTHTGERPHQCPDCGERFSVRSTLVNHRRVHTAERPFACAECGKRFTQSSTLNRHRRIHVGERPYRCLECGKSFNRSSNLLTHQVLHTGERPFRCPRCPKSFNQRANLLTHQRTHTGERPHQCPGCGKRFTQRANLLVHQRLHAGD; encoded by the exons ATGGgctgctcccccccgccccatcccggGGGccgctctccccgcccccccgcccggggGTTGCGCTTCCTGGGTCAGCGCCGCGGCTGCATCCGCGCCCGGCCCCGCTGCTGCGCCCGGCccgggcggggggagcccgggggCCGCGCTGGGCTGGAGCCGCCCCTGGGCCGGGCAGCGCCGAGCTCCGCCGGGGGAGCAGCTGAGCCGGGGCCGGCAG GATTTCTGATCCCTGGGCCGGACGCGCCCTCCCGGATGGAGCgaggggcagagctgtgggtcCCAGGCCCCCGGGGTGCTGAGGAGACCCCGAGAGACGCCCGCACAG CGCATGGGAACGAGGAGGAGGTGACCCAGCCAGGGGTGGTGAATGAGACGTTGCCAGGAGGATCTGGAGGGGACATTTCCTGGAGTCTGGAGCCGGGGAAAGCCTCCGAGGGACAGGAGGGGAACCCCGcggaggagagtgggggtgaaTCTGCTCCCCTCGGGGGTGACACAATGGACCTCAGCGAAGCCACGGCCCGGCCAGGGAGACTCTACACCTGCCcggagtgcgggaaaagcttcacgCAGAGCTCGCACTTCATCCGGCACCAGACGGTGCACACAGGGGAGCGGCCCTACCAGTGCGCAGACTGCGGGAAGAGCTACCGGCAGAACTCAGACCTGGTGACCCACCGCCGGCTCCACACGGGCGAAGAGCCCTTCCACTGCGCCGAGTGCGGCAAGCGCTTCCGGCAGAGCTCGGAGCTCATCATCCACCAGCGCAGCCACACGGCTGAAGCCCCCTACCCGTGCCCCGAGTGTGGCAAGCGCTTCCGGCGCAGCTCGCACCGCCTAGCCcaccagcgcacccacaccgCCGAGCGCCCCTGCAAGTGCCCCGACTGCGGCAAGGGCTTCCGCACCAACTCGGACGTGGCGCAGCACCGGCGCACCCACACGGGCGAACGCCCCCACCAGTGCCCGGACTGCGGCGAGCGCTTCAGCGTGCGGTCCACGCTGGTGAACCACCGGCGGGTGCACACGGCCGAGCGGCCCTTCGCCTGCGCCGAGTGCGGCAAGCGCTTCACCCAGAGCTCCACCCTCAACCGGCACCGGCGCATCCATGTGGGCGAGCGGCCCTACCGCTGCCTGGAGTGCGGCAAGAGCTTCAACCGCAGCTCCAACCTGCTCACCCATCAGGTGCTGCACACGGGCGAGCGCCCCTTCCGCTGCCCCCGCTGCCCCAAGAGCTTCAACCAGCGCGCCAACCTGCTGACCCACCAGCGCACCCACACGGGCGAGCGTCCCCACCAGTGCCCCGGCTGTGGCAAGCGCTTCACCCAGAGAGCCAACCTGCTGGTGCACCAGCGGCTGCACGCGGGGGACTGA
- the LOC119842582 gene encoding antigen-presenting glycoprotein CD1d-like isoform X2, which yields MWATLDPLSRCPDTRHSLDPPSPARMLLPLLLLPWAWGSLAASPSLPTLRLLQINVFHNASSTDMEGMALLSDLETHSMDCSTCKIRFLQPWAQQGLTPKQWQDLELLIHRYLSDFIRLVNKVVKDEGEGYPFVTQVSFSCELHPNGTLRRICDAAVNGEDFISFDMDTGKWVTRQGDKLGIYVQDLVNRDKSLSTLFPLLERTMCVYGINTFAQYGKESLERQERPVAVVFAQEPPPAGTPAPLLLVCRVTGFYPRPIRVAWLQDGEEVVPGGRLNSSGILPNADLTYQLRSSLAVEPGDGHSYACRVEHSSLGGQSLLIPWGHSRRWGPGLVVGITLGALVVAAVAVVLWRSRRRGYEDVRPGESRA from the exons ATGTGGGCGACTCTGGACCCCTTATCCCGCTGCCCTGACACCCGCCACAGCCTggatcccccttcccctgccaggatgctgctccctctgctgctcctcccctGGGCATGGGGGAGCCTGGCCG cctccccttctctccccaccctccggCTGCTCCAAATCAATGTCTTCCACAACGCCAGCTCCACGGACATGGAGGGGATGGCCCTGCTGAGCGACCTGGAGACCCACTCCATGGATTGCAGCACCTGCAAGAtccgcttcctgcagccctgggcccagcagggCCTGACCCCGAAGCAGTGGCAGGACCTGGAGCTGCTGATCCATCGCTACCTGTCAGACTTCATCCGTCTGGTGAACAAAGTGGTTAAGGATGAAGGAGAGGGCT ACCCCTTTGTTACCCAGGTCTCCTTCAGCTGCGAGCTCCACCCCAACGGCACCTTGAGGAGAATCTGTGATGCTGCAGTGAACGGCGAGGACTTCATCAGCTTCGACATGGATACAGGCAAATGGGTCACTCGGCAGGGGGACAAGCTGGGGATCTACGTCCAGGATCTTGTCAACCGGGATAAGAGCCTGTCCACCCTGTTCCCGTTACTCGAGAGAACAATGTGTGTCTATGGGATCAATACCTTTGCCCAGTACGGCAAAGAGTCTCTGGAGAGGCAAG AGCGGCCGGTCGCCGTGGTATTTGCCCAAGAGCCTCCCCCAGCCGGGACCCCCGCGCCGTTACTGCTGGTTTGCCGGGTCACCGGTTTCTACCCCCGGCCCATCCGCGTGGCCTGGCTGCAGGACGGGGAGGAGGTGGTGCCGGGCGGGCGGCTGAACTCCAGCGGGATCCTGCCCAACGCGGACCTGACCTACCAGCTGCGCAGCTCCCTGGCCGTGGAGCCGGGCGATGGGCACAGCTACGCCTGCCGGGTGGAGCACAGCAGCCTGGGGGGCCAGAGCCTGCTGATCCCCTGGG GACACAGCAGGCGCTGGGGCCCCGGCCTGGTCGTGGGCATCACCCTGGGGGCATTGGTCGTAGCCGCCGTGGCCGTGGTGCTGTGGAGGAGCAGACGCAG GGGCTATGAGGACGTTAGACCAGGGGAGTCCAGGGCCTGA
- the LOC122456681 gene encoding SMH class II histocompatibility antigen, beta-1 chain-like, protein MSPRRGDIYTCQVEHISLRDPLTMHWVAQSDSARSKMLMGVGAFMLGLIFLAPGLLTFLKTKNSEWLQDGASGPGNESPVGP, encoded by the exons ATGAGCCCCCGGCGCGGGGACATCTACACCTGCCAGGTGGAGCACATCAGCCTGCGGGACCCCCTCACCATGCACTGGG TGGCGCAGTCTGATTCCGCCAGGAGCAAGATGCTGATGGGGGTCGGGGCCTTCATGCTGGGGCTGATCTTCCTGGCACCAGGACTCCTCACCTTCCTGAAGACTAAGAACAGTGAatggctccaggatggggccagcGGCCCAGGAAATGAGTCCCCAGTAGGGCCATGA